Proteins co-encoded in one Brachionichthys hirsutus isolate HB-005 unplaced genomic scaffold, CSIRO-AGI_Bhir_v1 contig_698, whole genome shotgun sequence genomic window:
- the LOC137914284 gene encoding coiled-coil domain-containing protein 112-like, producing MATLAIEGASENLAGEGESLLHQPCSPLIAGNSVDHKLARQRAAQFFREAETNRRQIEKLERERTLIKQCRTYGWTDVSGELEEHGNILEEEKNVEQMNLQKQLVEIQNGVRKLQRQLADVKPTPALIERLQEIMSEVEISTNALKEEQRSCLEDLSKEERTCRQEITAYEKKIENWSLAVNSDHKQPAAPSVKTKLLDRDLPAEVRALEAFLLKTGGTYGGWDQYEHQAFLKVWTKHRGQTVYRKEAKLYLFTKTLEEIEQHEDWHQELIYLQDRKREAIKRWKSSKVQTRIQNQKEAGEAKKEREAKSRAYLHRTEEEKKEAALRLKEWREETGRKIQQEEEQRMAAEIQKSRHAKEERRRQLEVKLKVEEHLRLRREEEEEQGRRRRENEQRELEERRKEALKGIKCFNERDLHKVEAKLRAKQLREKEEEERRLRIAAKLKEKVNVHVSRDSSRLTRPTKGWEERMKHIGPSGGGPMTQIFHRAVPSWRQGL from the exons ATGGCGACCCTAGCAATCGAAGGTGCATCCGAAAATCTAGcg GGAGAGGGAGAGTCTCTTCTCCATCAGCCCTGCTCACCACTCATCGCCGGTAACAGCGTGGATCACAAGCTGGCCAGGCAGAGAGCGGCTCAGTTTTTCAGGGAAGCAGAAACCAACAGGAGGCA gATTGAAAAGCTTGAGAGAGAAAGGACACTGATCAAGCAGTGCAGAACGTATGGCTGGACAGATGTGTCTGGAGAACTAGAAGAACATGGGAACAttttggaagaagaaaaaaatgttgaGC AGATGAATCTGCAAAAGCAGCTCGTGGAGATTCAAAATGGTGTGAGGAAACTTCAGAGACAGCTAGCTGATGTGAAGCCAACTCCTGCGT TGATTGAAAGACTTCAGGAAATAATGTCAGAGGTGGAGATCTCCACGAACGCCCTCAAAGAGGAGCAGCGGTCATG CTTGGAGGATCTTTCGAAGGAGGAGAGGACATGCAGACAGGAGATCACAGCTTATGAGAAAAAGATTGAGAACTGGAGCCTTGCTGTCAATTCTGACCACAAACAACCTGCAGCTCCCAGTGTAAAG ACCAAACTCCTGGACAGAGACCTCCCTGCAGAGGTTAGAGCACTGGAAGCTTTTCTGCTAAAGACTGGAGGCACTTATGGGGGCTGGGATCAATATGAACACCAAGCCTTCCTAAAA GTCTGGACAAAGCACAGAGGGCAAACTGTTTACAGGAAAGAAGCCAAACTGTACCTGTTTACGAAGACATTGGAGGAGATAGAGCAACATGAGGACTGGCATCAGGAGCTGATCTATCTAcaggacagaaagagagag GCTATTAAGCGGTGGAAATCCAGTAAAGTCCAGACCAGAATACAGAATCAGaaggaggcaggtgaggcaaaGAAGGAGCGAGAAGCCAAAAGCCGGGCATATCTACACAG aactgaggaggagaagaaggaggcagCTCTGAGACTAAAGGAGTGGAGAGAAGAGACGGGAAGAAAAATCCAacaggaagaagagcagagaatGGCTGCGGAGATACAAAAAAGTAGACACGCAAAG GAAGAACGTCGCCGGCAGCTGGAAGTAAAACTTAAAGTTGAGGAACACCTACGActcaggagagaggaggaagaggaacaggggaggaggaggagagaaaacgaGCAGAGGGAATTggaggaaaggagaaaggaggcattGAAGGGAATCAAATGCTTTAATGAAAGG GATCTTCACAAGGTGGAGGCAAAGCTTCGAGCAAAACAGCTgagggaaaaagaagaagaggaaagacgGTTGAGAATTGCTGCTAAGTTGAAGGAGAAG GTGAACGTCCACGTCAGCAGAGATTCCTCCAGGCTTACTCGTCCTACTAAAGGATGGGAAGAGCGGATGAAACACATTGGACCTTCAGGAGGAGGGCCGATGACACAAATATTCCACAG AGCCGTTCCCTCTTGGAGACAAGGCCTGTGA
- the LOC137914281 gene encoding geranylgeranyl transferase type-1 subunit beta-like, translated as MAEEENEFEEFEQIDFLRDRHVRFFQRTLQVLPERYASLETTRLTVIFFAVSGLDVLGALEGIDRDVVIEWIYSLQVLPTEDQSNLSRCGFRGSSHIGVPRTTTGPGVAHPYDSGHVAMTYTGLCSLLILGDDLSRVNKRGCLAGLRALQLEDGSFYAVPEGSENDIRFIYCAASICYMLDDWSGMDVQKAIEYIRGSLSYDSGFGQGAGRESHGGWTYCAIASLCLMGRLEEALSQRELDRIRRWCVMRQQSGFHGRPNKPVDTCYSFWVGATLELLDAFQYTNFDRNRRFILSTQDRLVGGFAKWPDSHPDPLHAYLGLCGLSLIGEPNLRKVHPALNITQRAFQHLQQLQQAWGGAGAGSCRRQQSDPQLCL; from the exons ATGGCGGAAGAGGAGAATGAGTTTGAAGAATTCGAGCAAATAGATTTTTTAAGGGATAGACATGTCCGCTTCTTCCAGAGAACGCTTCAGGTTTTACCTGAGAGATACGCCTCATTGGAAACAACCAG GCTAACCGTCATATTCTTTGCCGTGTCTGGCCTTGATGTTCTGGGCGCTCTGGAGGGGATTGATAGAGATGTCGTTATTGAGTGGATCTACTCGTTGCAGGTTCTACCTACAGAGGATC AATCCAACCTAAGTCGTTGTGGGTTTCGAGGGTCGTCCCACATCGGAGTACCTCGCACCACTACG GGTCCAGGCGTGGCCCATCCGTATGACAGCGGCCATGTTGCCATGACGTACACTGGGCTCTGCTCGCTGCTCATTCTAGGAGACGACCTGAGCCGAGTCAACAAACGGGGCTGTCTGGCCGGTCTTAGAGCGCTGCAGCTTGAAGATGGCag TTTCTATGCCGTGCCAGAGGGAAGTGAAAACGATATCCGGTTCATTTACTGCGCAGCCAGTATCTGTTACATGCTGGATGACTGGTCAGGCATGGACGTTCAAAAAGCCATCGAGTACATCAGAGGAAGTTTG TCGTACGACAGTGGATTTGGCCAGGGAGCCGGGCGAGAGTCGCATG GTGGCTGGACTTACTGCGCCATCGCCTCTCTGTGTCTAATGGGTCGACTAGAGGAGGCGCTGAGTCAGCGGGAGCTGGACAGGATCCGCCGCTGGTGCGTCATGAGGCAGCAGAGCGGCTTCCACGGGCGCCCCAACAAACCCGTCGACACGTGCTACTCCTTCTGGGTGGGAGCGACGCTGGAG TTGCTAGATGCGTTCCAGTATACAAACTTTGACAGAAACAGACGCTTCATCCTGTCCACGCAGGATCGCTTGGTTGGGGGATTCGCCAAGTGGCCTGACAGCCATCCAG ACCCCCTGCATGCCTACCTTGGGCTGTGTGGGCTGTCTCTGATCGGGGAGCCCAATCTGAGGAAGGTCCACCCAGCTCTTAACATCACCCAGAGAGCCTTTCagcacctccagcagctgcagcaggcatGGGGGGGGGCCGGCGCCGGCAGCTGCCGCAGACAGCAGAGTGATCCACAGCTCTGCCTATGA